From Halichoerus grypus chromosome 6, mHalGry1.hap1.1, whole genome shotgun sequence, one genomic window encodes:
- the LRRC10 gene encoding leucine-rich repeat-containing protein 10, giving the protein MGNAIRALVAFVPTDCCQSYVVKDLWEMPTDKMVDLSGKQLRHFPAHVCSFQELVKLYLSDNHLNSLPPELGQLQNLQILALDFNNFKALPQVVCTLKQLCILYLGNNKLCDLPSELSLLQNLRTLWVEANCLTRLPDVVCELRLLKTLHAGSNALRLLPGQLQRLRELRTIWLSGNLLTDFPAVLLHMPFLEVIDVDRNSIRYFPSLAHLSSLKLVIYDHNPCRNAPKVAKGVRRVGRWAEETPEPDPRKARRYALTQEESQDGEAPALPSLLLPPNS; this is encoded by the coding sequence ATGGGGAACGCCATCAGGGCCCTGGTGGCCTTCGTCCCCACCGACTGCTGCCAGAGCTACGTGGTCAAAGACCTCTGGGAGATGCCGACGGACAAGATGGTGGACCTGAGTGGGAAGCAGCTCCGCCACTTCCCCGCGCACGTGTGCTCCTTCCAGGAGCTGGTCAAGCTCTACCTGAGTGACAACCACCTCAACAGCCTGCCTCCTGAGCTGGGGCAGCTCCAGAATCTGCAGATCTTGGCCCTGGATTTCAACAACTTCAAGGCTCTGCCTCAGGTGGTGTGTACTTTGAAACAGCTCTGCATCCTCTACCTGGGTAACAACAAACTTTGCGACCTCCCCAGTGAGCTGAGCCTGCTCCAGAATCTCCGGACCCTGTGGGTGGAGGCCAACTGCCTCACCCGGCTGCCAGATGTGGTCTGTGAGCTGAGGCTCCTTAAGACGCTGCACGCCGGCTCCAACGCCCTGCGTCTGCTGCCAGGCCAGCTCCAGCGCCTCCGGGAGCTGCGGACCATCTGGCTCTCAGGCAACCTGCTGACTGACTTCCCCGCTGTGCTGCTGCACATGCCCTTCCTGGAGGTGATCGATGTGGACAGGAACAGCATCCGTTACTTCCCCAGCCTGGCGCACCTGTCAAGTCTGAAGCTGGTCATCTATGACCATAATCCTTGCAGGAATGCACCCAAGGTGGCCAAAGGTGTGCGCCGTGTGGGAAGATGGGCAGAGGAGACGCCAGAGCCCGACCCCAGGAAAGCCAGACGCTATGCCTTGACCCAGGAGGAAAGCCAGGACGGAGAGGCACCTGCCCTGCCTTCTCTACTTCTTCCTCCCAACTCCTGA